In one Sandaracinaceae bacterium genomic region, the following are encoded:
- a CDS encoding vanadium-dependent haloperoxidase, with amino-acid sequence MSACSGGGDIRPAPPFDPAASDPRAAVLSVAASAPNDVWLVGAQPAPAARPLALRFDGADWTTVDTGILHDLWWVHAFPDGPVFLSGGGASVLRMDDGVATRLPTPPFFGNTVFGVWGATPDDMWAVGGFAGRDGFVWRWNGTAWSEVGLPSDIPRTDTGELPALFKVWGRDADDVWIVGSNGTILHWDGDALAVVPSGTDAVLFTVTGSRREVVIVGGRSTGVVLRGGESGFVDDAPVGAPLLQAVTVAADGTVWVAGEGAYAARSARRGRWEEVDLGFETPPNSVHALYSAPDENLWAVGGAVLTPALNMGVVCTSADVATPWVPDPVVPPSTVCPPAAIDPEPTGSMARRWQEQLINSIRRDIPHPPKHARNLHHVAVAMYDAWAAYDATARGVVLDETQTASLPSDVDTAISYAALRVLQHRYATAIGGAMSLDCYQEFMGVLGLDPDDETAVGNTPVAVGNRIGYGVIANFANDGANEANGYMDTTGWTPTNPPMVVDRLGTNATNVDIWQQLNLSTAETQNGIVLETSVQPYIGAHWREVEPFAATRDMTSGLYGDPMGTYPSIDDTEMVDWVVQVIQRTAHLDVDDGVMMDISPTVFGNNPLGSDAGTGYGNNPVTGQPYAANMVPRGDFARVVAEFWADGPASETPPGHWAVLATDISDELAPADLRPFGGAAVDRLAWDVGLYLTVTGATHDAAIVAWELKRDSLAPRPITLIRHMAQLGQRTDNTLPNFNAGGLPLIDDLIEVITEESSAPGERHEHLRWYVGELAVRAWRGEPGDRANTYTPVGWMRALEWIPYQRRTFVTPAFPGFISGHSTFSHAAAAALTDYTNSPYFPGGFHEYVAPANQYLIFENGPSVDVRLQWARYADAADQAGQSRLYGGIHIWPDDRIGRINGATIGAEAAALAEQYITGTIP; translated from the coding sequence GTGAGCGCGTGCTCTGGTGGGGGAGACATCCGCCCCGCCCCGCCCTTCGATCCAGCCGCCAGCGATCCGCGCGCGGCCGTGCTGTCCGTGGCCGCATCGGCGCCGAACGACGTCTGGCTGGTGGGGGCACAGCCCGCGCCCGCCGCGCGCCCGCTGGCGCTGCGCTTCGACGGCGCCGACTGGACCACCGTGGACACCGGCATCCTGCACGACCTCTGGTGGGTGCACGCGTTCCCGGACGGCCCCGTGTTCCTCTCGGGCGGTGGGGCCAGCGTGCTGCGCATGGACGACGGCGTGGCCACGCGCCTGCCCACGCCGCCCTTCTTCGGCAACACGGTCTTCGGTGTGTGGGGCGCCACCCCGGACGACATGTGGGCCGTGGGCGGCTTCGCCGGTCGCGACGGCTTCGTGTGGCGCTGGAACGGCACCGCCTGGAGCGAGGTGGGCCTGCCCAGCGACATCCCGCGCACCGACACGGGCGAGCTGCCCGCGCTCTTCAAGGTGTGGGGCCGCGACGCGGACGACGTCTGGATCGTGGGCAGCAACGGCACCATCCTGCACTGGGACGGCGACGCCCTCGCGGTGGTGCCCTCGGGTACGGACGCCGTGCTCTTCACCGTCACCGGAAGCCGGCGTGAGGTGGTCATCGTCGGCGGGCGCAGCACGGGTGTGGTCCTGCGCGGCGGCGAGAGCGGTTTCGTGGACGACGCGCCCGTGGGCGCGCCGCTGCTCCAGGCGGTGACCGTCGCGGCCGACGGAACGGTGTGGGTGGCCGGCGAGGGCGCGTACGCCGCACGTAGCGCGCGACGCGGGCGCTGGGAGGAAGTGGACCTCGGCTTCGAGACGCCCCCCAACTCGGTGCACGCGCTCTACAGCGCTCCGGACGAGAACCTGTGGGCCGTGGGCGGCGCAGTGCTCACCCCCGCCCTGAACATGGGCGTCGTGTGCACCTCGGCCGATGTGGCCACGCCGTGGGTGCCCGATCCCGTTGTCCCGCCCTCCACGGTGTGTCCCCCGGCGGCCATCGACCCCGAGCCCACGGGCAGCATGGCGCGTCGCTGGCAGGAGCAGCTGATCAACTCCATTCGCCGCGACATCCCGCACCCCCCCAAGCACGCGCGCAACCTGCACCACGTGGCCGTGGCCATGTACGACGCGTGGGCTGCCTACGACGCCACGGCGCGGGGCGTGGTGCTCGACGAGACCCAGACGGCCAGCCTGCCGTCCGACGTGGACACCGCCATCTCGTACGCCGCGCTGCGCGTGCTGCAGCACCGCTACGCCACGGCCATCGGCGGCGCGATGTCGCTCGACTGCTACCAGGAGTTCATGGGCGTGCTGGGCCTCGACCCGGACGACGAGACCGCCGTGGGCAACACGCCCGTCGCCGTGGGCAACCGCATTGGCTACGGGGTCATCGCCAACTTCGCGAACGACGGCGCCAACGAGGCCAACGGCTACATGGACACCACCGGCTGGACCCCGACGAACCCGCCCATGGTGGTGGACCGGCTGGGCACCAACGCCACCAACGTGGACATCTGGCAGCAGCTCAACCTGTCCACGGCCGAGACCCAGAACGGCATCGTGCTCGAGACCAGCGTGCAGCCCTACATCGGCGCGCACTGGCGCGAGGTCGAGCCCTTCGCCGCCACGCGCGACATGACCTCCGGGCTCTACGGCGACCCGATGGGCACGTACCCCAGCATCGACGACACGGAGATGGTGGACTGGGTGGTGCAGGTCATTCAGCGTACGGCGCACCTCGACGTGGACGACGGCGTGATGATGGACATCTCGCCCACCGTCTTCGGCAACAACCCGCTCGGTTCGGACGCGGGCACCGGCTACGGCAACAACCCCGTCACCGGCCAGCCCTATGCGGCCAACATGGTGCCGCGCGGCGACTTCGCGCGTGTGGTGGCCGAGTTCTGGGCGGATGGCCCGGCCTCGGAGACGCCGCCCGGTCACTGGGCCGTGCTCGCCACCGACATCAGCGATGAGCTCGCCCCCGCCGACCTGCGCCCCTTCGGAGGCGCAGCGGTGGACCGCCTCGCGTGGGATGTGGGCCTCTACCTGACGGTCACCGGGGCCACGCACGACGCGGCCATCGTGGCCTGGGAGCTGAAGCGCGACAGCCTGGCGCCCCGTCCCATCACGCTGATCCGCCACATGGCCCAGCTCGGCCAGCGCACGGACAACACACTGCCCAACTTCAACGCCGGTGGGCTCCCGCTCATCGACGACCTGATCGAGGTCATCACGGAAGAGAGCTCGGCCCCCGGCGAGCGCCACGAGCACCTGCGCTGGTACGTGGGCGAGCTGGCCGTGCGCGCCTGGCGTGGCGAGCCGGGTGACCGCGCCAACACCTACACACCGGTGGGCTGGATGCGCGCCCTCGAGTGGATCCCGTATCAGCGCCGCACGTTCGTGACGCCCGCGTTCCCGGGCTTCATCTCGGGCCACAGCACGTTCAGTCACGCCGCCGCGGCAGCGCTCACCGACTACACCAACAGCCCCTACTTCCCGGGTGGCTTCCACGAGTACGTGGCTCCGGCCAACCAGTACCTCATCTTCGAGAACGGCCCCAGCGTGGACGTGCGCCTCCAGTGGGCACGCTACGCGGACGCCGCCGACCAGGCTGGTCAGTCGCGCCTCTACGGCGGCATCCACATCTGGCCGGATGACCGCATCGGCCGCATCAACGGCGCCACCATCGGCGCCGAGGCAGCGGCCCTGGCGGAGCAGTACATCACCGGCACCATTCCCTGA
- a CDS encoding DoxX family protein: MNKLPTIARLGLGLAFLVFGLNGFLQFLPQPPMSGAPADFLGALFVTGYMFPLIKGTEVLAGALLLSNRFVPLALTLLAPILVNIVAFHALLAGGGLGLPLVLLALEVALAYFYRDAFAPMLRARVEPAALSTPSAAAVPAH; this comes from the coding sequence ATGAACAAGCTCCCCACCATCGCTCGCCTCGGCCTCGGCCTCGCGTTCCTCGTCTTCGGCCTGAACGGCTTCCTGCAGTTCCTCCCGCAGCCCCCCATGAGCGGCGCGCCGGCCGACTTCCTCGGCGCGCTCTTCGTCACCGGCTACATGTTCCCGCTCATCAAGGGCACGGAGGTGCTGGCCGGCGCGCTGCTGCTCAGCAACCGCTTCGTCCCGCTCGCGCTCACCCTATTGGCCCCCATCCTCGTGAACATCGTCGCGTTCCACGCGCTGCTCGCCGGTGGCGGGTTGGGCCTCCCCTTGGTGCTGCTCGCCCTCGAGGTGGCGCTGGCCTACTTCTACCGTGACGCGTTCGCCCCCATGCTGCGCGCTCGCGTGGAGCCGGCCGCGCTCAGCACCCCGAGCGCTGCCGCAGTGCCCGCGCACTGA
- a CDS encoding TPM domain-containing protein — protein sequence MFSELEEQRVVRAIANAERGNRGEVQVRVERRCAGDALTRAKALYKLAGLEGTEDDTGVLLYIASESRVSAVYCGAGVHTRSEASFWQGVSDRVAAGYRTGQPVDGICDALGHIGDLLRTLLPGRDAAGNERPDTLHTEETA from the coding sequence ATGTTCAGCGAGCTCGAAGAGCAGCGCGTCGTGAGGGCCATCGCGAACGCCGAGCGCGGTAACCGCGGTGAGGTGCAGGTGCGCGTGGAGCGGCGCTGCGCGGGGGACGCGCTCACCCGGGCGAAGGCGCTGTACAAGCTGGCCGGGCTCGAGGGCACCGAAGACGACACGGGCGTGCTGTTGTACATCGCGAGCGAGAGCCGCGTGTCGGCGGTGTACTGCGGGGCCGGAGTGCACACACGCTCCGAGGCGAGCTTCTGGCAGGGCGTGAGTGACCGCGTGGCCGCCGGGTACCGCACGGGGCAGCCGGTGGATGGCATCTGCGACGCGCTCGGCCACATCGGCGACCTGCTGCGCACGCTGCTGCCCGGACGCGATGCCGCGGGCAACGAGCGGCCCGACACGCTGCACACCGAGGAGACCGCATGA
- a CDS encoding ROK family protein, with the protein MSRDALILAGDIGGTHTRFALVAVSTQAPQEPRTLAHEDLASVLLAERGSLEDAAGAFLARAGRGTPDALVMACAGPVRGGESRITNLPWVVREDALRAATGATHLRVVNDFEAMARGTLTLHEHELEVLQQGERDPHGARLVLGAGTGLGQAWVLASPGTRPRVLTSEGGHVSFAPRDAFEDGLLVALRARHGRVSVERVVSGLGLVHLYEHIVDTGVASTTEALRLAVARDGARAVGEAQEDAAATLAVQRFASLYGAHAGDAALSLLPRGGVVLTGGLSAALLPTLRHAFVPAFLDKGRLRPALEPVHVAVALSSDTGMRGAIALAIDMLA; encoded by the coding sequence GTGTCGCGAGACGCCCTCATCCTGGCCGGCGACATCGGCGGCACGCACACCCGCTTCGCGTTGGTGGCCGTGTCCACGCAGGCCCCGCAAGAGCCGCGCACGCTGGCGCACGAAGACCTCGCGAGCGTGCTGCTGGCCGAGCGCGGCAGCCTCGAAGACGCCGCGGGGGCCTTCCTCGCGCGCGCCGGCCGCGGCACGCCAGACGCGCTGGTCATGGCCTGTGCGGGCCCCGTGCGCGGAGGCGAGAGCCGCATCACCAACCTGCCCTGGGTGGTGCGTGAGGATGCTCTGCGCGCGGCCACGGGCGCCACCCACCTGCGCGTGGTGAACGACTTCGAGGCCATGGCGCGCGGCACGCTCACGCTTCACGAGCACGAGCTCGAGGTGTTGCAGCAAGGTGAGCGCGACCCTCACGGCGCGCGCTTGGTGCTGGGCGCGGGCACCGGGCTCGGGCAGGCGTGGGTGCTTGCTTCGCCCGGCACTCGCCCGCGCGTGCTCACGTCGGAGGGTGGTCACGTGAGCTTCGCCCCGCGCGATGCCTTCGAGGACGGCCTCTTGGTGGCGCTGCGCGCGCGCCATGGGCGCGTCAGCGTGGAGCGGGTGGTGTCGGGCCTCGGGCTCGTCCACCTCTACGAGCACATCGTGGACACGGGCGTGGCCAGCACCACGGAGGCGCTGCGCCTCGCGGTCGCGCGTGACGGCGCGCGGGCGGTGGGGGAAGCGCAGGAAGACGCCGCAGCAACGCTCGCCGTGCAGCGCTTCGCCTCGCTCTACGGCGCGCACGCGGGCGACGCCGCGCTCTCGCTCCTGCCCCGCGGCGGCGTGGTGCTCACGGGTGGCCTCAGCGCCGCGCTCTTGCCCACGCTGCGGCACGCGTTCGTCCCGGCGTTCCTCGACAAGGGCCGCCTGCGCCCCGCGCTCGAGCCGGTGCACGTGGCGGTCGCCCTCTCTTCGGACACGGGGATGCGCGGCGCCATCGCGCTGGCCATCGACATGCTCGCGTAG
- a CDS encoding LysR family transcriptional regulator — MDLNHVAVFAEVVRAGSFTAAAASLGLPKSSVSRTVARLEDDLGVRLLHRTTRALGLTDAGRVYYERVQRALGALSEAASDAAGDTLEPRGLVRMTAPPDMGAMELVGMLARFRSDHPEITVEVALSGRFVDLVEEGFDLAIRGGRLDDSTLVARKIGTTDFALYAAPGYLARRGAPQTLDQLSEHDCIYYKGREARAAWRLTGPNGVEERVELRAVLMADDLGFIRRAVESGMGIGLLPILVETRCNAHARSEELVRVLPEYANVGGSLFVVTPPLEHAPLRVTLLRDFLIAEFSQRYRTDPPPKASPARRRKS, encoded by the coding sequence ATGGACCTGAACCACGTTGCCGTGTTTGCCGAGGTGGTGCGCGCCGGGAGCTTCACCGCTGCGGCCGCCAGCCTGGGCCTGCCCAAGTCGTCGGTGAGCCGCACGGTGGCGCGCCTCGAGGACGACCTGGGCGTGCGGCTGCTGCATCGCACCACGCGGGCGCTGGGCCTCACCGACGCGGGGCGCGTGTACTACGAGCGCGTGCAGCGGGCGCTCGGGGCGCTGAGCGAGGCCGCCAGTGATGCCGCGGGCGACACCCTCGAGCCGCGTGGCCTGGTGCGCATGACGGCGCCGCCCGACATGGGGGCCATGGAGCTGGTGGGCATGCTGGCGCGCTTTCGCAGCGACCACCCCGAGATCACCGTGGAGGTGGCGCTCTCGGGGCGCTTCGTGGACCTGGTGGAAGAGGGCTTCGACCTCGCCATTCGCGGCGGGCGCCTGGACGACTCCACGCTGGTGGCGCGCAAGATCGGCACCACCGACTTTGCTCTGTACGCGGCGCCGGGCTACCTGGCGCGGCGCGGTGCGCCGCAGACGCTGGACCAGCTGAGCGAGCACGACTGCATCTACTACAAGGGTCGCGAGGCGCGCGCGGCGTGGCGGCTCACCGGCCCGAACGGCGTGGAGGAGCGCGTGGAGCTGCGCGCCGTGCTCATGGCCGACGACCTGGGTTTCATTCGCCGCGCCGTGGAGAGCGGCATGGGCATTGGGCTCCTGCCCATCTTGGTAGAGACGCGCTGCAACGCGCACGCGCGCTCCGAGGAGCTGGTGCGCGTGCTCCCGGAGTACGCCAACGTGGGCGGCTCGCTGTTCGTGGTGACGCCGCCGCTCGAACACGCGCCGCTGCGGGTCACCCTGCTGCGTGACTTCCTGATCGCCGAGTTCTCGCAGCGCTACCGCACGGACCCGCCACCGAAGGCGAGCCCGGCGCGGCGGCGAAAAAGCTGA
- a CDS encoding TPM domain-containing protein: MPHHLARPFAVIAWLALCLVGLLPAPSQAQFPGVDVPLIDAPVTDLSGVLSSEAIRTLSAELVRHREATGVQLAVLVVDSTGVEPIEDYALRVATHWRGGTATGDEGALYVLAVQDRRQRLEVGYGLEGRIPDRVAARILEEAIPYLRRESYQGAVEAVVRSVVVVTGDMAPIDEPLPPEPGTLGGLGGRFVYAGIALLGTFIGSRLRRKGAAARTQELALGLTSSAHHGLLWMALYLLVSGTGAGLLGFGWFHYLGAFVGLLAGWRFAWDSIPITGHYLFMVTMFTVVTTNSITGLSGEPVLGLLVAFAAQVFITRMYGGVDRGSHTRFSASGVKDEGKEFHDLLRAKYSSSSPSRSFWGSSFGSSGSSSGSSGSSSGSSRSSRSSSSSSRSSSRSSGGSSGYSGGGGGFGGGGASSSW, encoded by the coding sequence ATGCCACACCACCTCGCGCGGCCATTCGCCGTCATCGCATGGCTCGCGCTGTGCCTCGTGGGTCTGCTGCCGGCTCCATCGCAAGCGCAGTTCCCGGGCGTGGACGTGCCCCTCATCGACGCGCCCGTGACGGACCTGAGCGGCGTCCTGAGCAGCGAGGCCATCCGCACGTTGTCGGCGGAGCTGGTGCGCCACCGCGAGGCCACCGGGGTGCAGCTGGCCGTGCTGGTCGTCGACAGCACGGGCGTCGAGCCCATCGAAGACTACGCGCTGCGCGTAGCCACCCACTGGCGAGGCGGCACTGCCACCGGTGATGAGGGCGCGCTCTACGTGCTGGCCGTGCAGGACCGACGTCAGCGCCTCGAGGTGGGCTACGGGCTCGAGGGCCGCATCCCCGACCGCGTGGCCGCGCGCATCCTCGAAGAGGCCATCCCGTACCTGCGCCGCGAGTCCTACCAAGGCGCCGTCGAGGCGGTGGTGCGCAGCGTGGTCGTGGTCACGGGCGACATGGCGCCCATCGACGAGCCTCTACCCCCCGAACCCGGCACGCTGGGCGGGCTCGGCGGAAGGTTCGTCTATGCTGGCATTGCGCTGCTGGGCACGTTCATCGGGAGCCGCCTCCGACGCAAGGGAGCGGCGGCACGCACCCAGGAGCTGGCGCTGGGCCTCACCTCGTCGGCACACCACGGCCTGCTGTGGATGGCGCTCTACCTCCTGGTGAGCGGGACCGGGGCCGGGTTGCTGGGCTTCGGCTGGTTCCACTACCTGGGCGCGTTCGTGGGCTTACTGGCGGGCTGGCGCTTCGCTTGGGACAGCATCCCGATAACGGGGCACTACCTATTCATGGTCACCATGTTCACGGTGGTCACCACGAACTCGATCACCGGGCTCTCCGGCGAGCCTGTGCTCGGACTCTTGGTGGCGTTCGCCGCGCAGGTCTTCATCACGAGAATGTACGGCGGCGTGGACCGCGGCAGCCACACCCGCTTTTCGGCGAGCGGCGTGAAGGACGAGGGGAAGGAATTCCACGACCTCCTGCGGGCCAAATACTCATCGAGCAGTCCATCGAGGTCGTTCTGGGGATCGTCGTTCGGGTCGTCGGGCTCGTCCTCTGGATCGTCAGGCTCGTCCTCCGGATCCTCCCGATCGTCCCGAAGCTCATCGAGCTCGTCCCGAAGCTCATCGCGATCGTCGGGAGGCTCCTCGGGGTACAGCGGCGGCGGCGGTGGCTTTGGGGGAGGCGGCGCCAGCTCGAGCTGGTGA
- a CDS encoding 2,3,4,5-tetrahydropyridine-2,6-dicarboxylate N-succinyltransferase has protein sequence MSEPNTVLQSLVEAAFQDREQLKNAAHRDAVLETVELVDKGKLRVATPPTTEDGEWTVNAWIKQAILLYFAVRGMETMEVGPFEFYDKIPLKKNLAAQGVRVVPPGTVRYGAHMEPTAILMPGYVNIGAYVGAGTMVDTWATVGSCAQIGKHVHLSGGVGIGGVLEPPGATPVIIEDGAFIGSRAIVVEGCRIGREAVLGANVVITSSTKIIDVTGPEPVEHHKFVPPRSVVIPGTRPKTFPAGEYGVPCALIIGRRQASTDTKVSLNEALRDFGVSV, from the coding sequence ATGAGCGAACCGAACACCGTGCTTCAGTCTCTCGTCGAGGCTGCCTTTCAGGACCGCGAGCAGCTGAAGAACGCTGCCCACCGCGACGCCGTGCTCGAGACGGTGGAGCTGGTGGACAAGGGCAAGCTGCGCGTGGCCACGCCGCCCACCACCGAGGACGGCGAGTGGACCGTGAACGCGTGGATCAAGCAGGCCATCCTGCTGTACTTCGCCGTGCGCGGGATGGAGACCATGGAGGTCGGCCCGTTCGAGTTCTACGACAAGATCCCGCTCAAGAAGAACCTGGCCGCTCAGGGCGTGCGCGTGGTCCCGCCGGGCACCGTTCGTTACGGCGCCCACATGGAGCCCACGGCCATCCTGATGCCGGGCTACGTGAACATCGGCGCCTACGTGGGCGCGGGCACCATGGTGGACACCTGGGCCACCGTGGGCAGCTGCGCGCAGATCGGCAAGCACGTGCACCTCTCGGGCGGCGTGGGCATCGGCGGCGTGCTCGAGCCGCCGGGCGCCACGCCGGTCATCATCGAGGACGGCGCCTTCATCGGCTCGCGCGCCATCGTGGTGGAGGGCTGCCGCATCGGCCGCGAGGCCGTGTTGGGCGCCAACGTGGTCATCACGTCCAGCACCAAGATCATCGACGTGACGGGGCCCGAGCCCGTGGAGCACCACAAGTTCGTGCCGCCGCGCTCCGTGGTCATCCCGGGCACGCGCCCGAAGACGTTCCCGGCCGGCGAGTACGGCGTGCCCTGCGCGCTCATCATCGGGCGCCGTCAGGCCAGCACGGACACCAAGGTGTCGCTCAACGAGGCGCTGCGCGACTTCGGCGTCAGCGTCTAA